The Archangium lipolyticum genomic sequence GGTTACGAGCCCGGGCCCGACGGGTACGCCAATGCGCCCTACCTCGACATGGCGCTCCCCTATGCCGCCGGCTCCCTGTACTCGACGGTGGAGGACCTCTATCTCTGGGACCGGGCGCTCTACCTCGACACACTGCTGCCCGCGCCGCTGAAGCAGCAGATGTTCACGCCAGGGATGAACCAGTACGCCTATGGCTGGACCGTGAAGCCGATCGAGCTGAACGATGGCAAGACGAAGCTCGCCACGATCAGCCACACGGGCGGAATCAACGGTTTCAACACCATCCTCGTCCGCGCACCTGACCGGAAGGAGCTCGTCGTGCTCCTCGACAACACGTCGAGCGGCCGCAAGCTCGAGGAGCTCGCGGCCGGCCTGTTCAGCGTCCTCCATGGCATCACGCCCCAGCAACCCCGGGCGCCGATTGGAGACGTCGTGTGGGAGGTCGCCGGCAAGGCGTCCGTCGTGGAGGCAATCGCCAGGTACAAGGCCTTGAAGGCCACGAAGGCGAAGGAGTACGACTTCTCCGAGGAGCAGTTGAATGTCGTCGGGTATCGGCTCCTCGGAGCCGGGCGCGTGGCGGACGCCATCGAGATCTTCAAGCTGAACGTGGAGATGTTTCCGGCCGCGGCCAACCCCTACGACAGCCTGGGTGAAGCGTACCTGGCCAGCGGCAACAAGGAGCTGGCGCTCCAGAACTACCGCCGGGTCCTCGAGCTGAAACCTGGCAACAAGGCCGCGGAAGAGACCATCAAGCGGCTCGAGAAACCCTGAAGGAGCATGGGGCCCGGCACGGGTGGCGAAGGCGGCTACCGGGCCGGGTTCCCACTCGAGCCTCGCTGCGCGAGCAAAGCCAGGCGCTCGCGGACGATGCGCGCGGCCTGCTCCGGGTAGGCAGTCATCCTGCCGCGCAGGTGGGCCTCGGCCAGCTCCAGCATCTCGGCCGCCGCGGAAATCGGCTCCAGCAGCAGGAGCCGGTTGAGCCGCGCGCCCAACTCCGGGAAGACCCGTTCGACCCGGCGGAAGGGATCGAGGTTGTCCAGCAGCCCCGTATCACCCTCCACACCCTGGAGACCCTGGACCAGGAGCGTCAGGAG encodes the following:
- a CDS encoding serine hydrolase; the encoded protein is MNWIHARFVSALAVFVLIVPAADAATRQQELDRLVTKYHQLRQFNGAVLVADEKGVVHKKGYGFANLEWRVPNTPDTKFRIGSITKQFTSMVIMQLVSEGKLRLEDKLTTHLPDYRKDTGDRITIAHLLNHTSGIPSYTSAPGFFQNDSRDPYTVADFVKKFASGDLEFEPGTKWAYNNSGYFLLGAVIEKVTGKPYAQVLRERIFDPLGMKSSGYDVSATVLPKRASGYEPGPDGYANAPYLDMALPYAAGSLYSTVEDLYLWDRALYLDTLLPAPLKQQMFTPGMNQYAYGWTVKPIELNDGKTKLATISHTGGINGFNTILVRAPDRKELVVLLDNTSSGRKLEELAAGLFSVLHGITPQQPRAPIGDVVWEVAGKASVVEAIARYKALKATKAKEYDFSEEQLNVVGYRLLGAGRVADAIEIFKLNVEMFPAAANPYDSLGEAYLASGNKELALQNYRRVLELKPGNKAAEETIKRLEKP